TTTGAAGCAAAAAATGCTTCTGCTAAGGGAATGAAAAGTCTTACAAAAGAGGTCATCTTAACCATTACCGAATAAGCTAATTAAAAATATATTATGAATATTTTAAAGTCTTGTTGTCTTTTTCTGTTACATGTTTTAACATTAAATCTAAAAGCTCAAATTAGCTCTCCAGGCGACACAGCAAGTATTAACAAATATATAATACCTTCATCATTGATGGAGCTTGATGCAACAAGAATAGGAATCGTAGAAGATAACAGGGTTCAAAATCAAAAAGGTATATCACTTAAAGAGGGTAGTAAAAGTTATATAGAAGCGCCCGATGCCAGGCCGGATATCACTATTAATCTGCAAGATGTAAAATCAGGAAGGTATAGAATGCATACTGTTGCGTACACTAACGCGTATGGAGCAGAGCTAATGAAAAAGGCTAAAGGTAAATACGAGTCTTTATTTATGAAGATTCAAATAGATGATCAAAGGCCGACTAAAAGGGTAGTATATGTACCGTGGGACCGTCCCAGACAAGAGACTGGAAAATTTGATATCGATAAAAATAAAACCATGAAAATATGGCTCCCAAAAGGAGTCATATTTGATAGGGTTGAGCTATCAACTTATACACCTCCAAAGGTTCCTTCACAGGCAGTTAATTATTCACCAAAAGTTGTTCCTTTAAATACAAGACCAAGACTTTGGGTAAATAGTGAATCGCTACCAATTGTAAAATCCCGTTTAGAGAAAGGAGAGAACAAAGCTTATTGGGAAAAGGTAAAGAATTCAGCTTTACGACCTTTCGAATTTAAATTTGATCCGAAAGAGGAAGTCGCTTTCAATGAAGAATTGGAAAAAGCGGCAGAATTAAAAGCATTTTATTACTTGATGACAGGTGATAAAAAAATTGGTAGAGACGCTATCGGGTTAATAAAAGACTACATTTCTCATGTTGAATTTGGTAATATTCTCGATATTACAAGAGAGATTGGAAGAACGATTTATATTTCATCGGAAGTTTATGATTGGTGTTACGATATAGTTACTCCGGAAGAGAAAAAGATTATTGTTAGCAATTTAATGAGATTGGCTGATGATATGGAAATTGGCTGGCCACCGTTTCTTCAAAGCGTCGTAAACGGACATGGTAATGAAGCTCAGGTAAATAGAGATTTATTAAGTATGAGTATAGCTATTTATGACGAGAATCCACAGCCTTACCAATATGTTTCTTATGCGCTACTGGAAAACCTGGTTCCCATGAGAAAATTTGAGTATCAGTCTCCCAGACATAATCAAGGTGTGAATTATGGTTCATATAGATTTACGTGGGATATGCATGCTGCCTGGTTGTTTTATAGAATGACGGGTAAACCAGTATTTGATGACAATATTAAAAATGTACCTAAATTTTGGCAGTATATGAGGTTGCCTGACGGGGAAATGTTTAGAGATGGCGATGGGTTTGGTAGTGCTGCTCCGGGAAAATCCTATTATTGGAAATCACCGCTATGTATGTTTTTATCCTATAATTATTCCGGAGATCCAAAAATAAAAGGAGAATTTGAAAGACAAGGAGGGGTGTTGGACAATTCGGTTTTGTATCTTTTATTGAATGACCCGGCTATTAAAGCAGATAAAGACTTAAATTCTTTGCCTTTAACTATGGATTTTGGTCCGGTTCTGGGATCTATGGTAGCGAGGACGGGTTGGAATATGGGCAATACCAGTAATGATGTAGTGGCAGAGATAAAAGGTGGTGGATATCATTTTGGAAATCATCAACATGCAGATGCCGGCGCTATGCAATTGTACTACAGAGGACTTCAGTTTGGTGATATAGGTGTATATAAGTTTTATGGCACACCTTACGATTATAATGTAAGCAAGCGGTCTGTAGCTCATAGCATGATGCTAGCATTAGATCCTAAGGAGAAATTTGATAGAACAGACGGAAATGATGGAGGGGCCCGCTTTATTCAAATTCATCCTAAAACACCGCAGGAAGTAACAGGAAATCCTGTCTTCAACTATGGTGAAATAATTGCTAAGGATTATGGGCCTTCATTACAAAAGCCATTCTATAGTTATTTTTCTGCAGATTTAACTAAAGCATATAGTAAAAAACTCGAATCCTATAAAAGAAGCTTTTGTTTTTTGAACCTGGAGCGAGCGGATATTCCCGCTATGATTGTGGTATATGATAATATGGTTACCAGTGATGCCACTTTTAAAAAGTACTGGCAAATAAATGCTTTCGAAGTCCCTGAGATTAAATCGGATGAAATTGTATTGCATAGTCAAAAAGGTGAATTAACAGGAAATACTTATGTAAATATGTTACTTCCAAATGCATCTGACAGAAATATTGTTGTAAAAGGAGGAAAAGACGCAAATGAGGTCTTTGGAAAGAAATACACAGCTCCAATTGTCAATAGAGAATCTTCGGCTAATAGAATCATGATTTCGCCAAAGAAAGATCAGAAGAAAGACCAATTTTTAACTGTATTTCAGGTAACTGCAGATTCTATTAAACCTATGCCTTTAAAACATTATGATACAGGGCGTGTGAGTGTGATAGTGGCGGATAAATATGTTGTATGTATCAATAAAGATGATCAGTTTATATCTGAATCTTTTCAGATAGATATTCCGGAAAAGAAAAACTATAAAATAGTGCTTACAGGGCTTCGTTCGGGCAAATGGGGCGTCATGAATTCAAAAGGAAAATTAATTGCAAGTATAGAAGTAAAGGAAAATAAAAATTGTGGGTTTTTTGAGGCCATTCAAGGAAAATACATTATAAAGCCTATTTAGCGTAATAGGTTCTTAAAAATGACAGCTCAAAAAGTCTAAAATGTTTCATTTCCGCGGCTTTAAAAAGAAAGATCCCATTTAGAATAGCTTCTGAATGGGATCTTTCTTTTACTCGCCCGGATAAACTGGCGAAGAAGAGCGATACAAGAGCTTTTAAATAACCCTCTGACCGTATTTATAATTACTTGCCATACGATTCATCCCACTTAGCCTTGATTTTATTTAGTAATTGAATATTTAACATCAAATGTCGGGGTGTATGGTAATTCTCTATGCGAATACCCTCTTTCTGGAAAGTCATTTTTCTATCGCCCCCTATGTTCCATAATCTATATCCGTGTTTTTCTAGAGGATAGGTGTTTATTACATGGTTATAAGCTTTATCAAACCATCTATAGGCCCATTCATCATCGGTGAATTCAATAATCATCATTAATCCTATTAAGACTTCCTGTTGTGCCCACAGGACCTTTTCAAGCAGCCATTTGTTCTCGTTTACATTTTCCAGTCCATGAAAAACGCCTCCGTAAACGTCATCCCAGGCTACTTCTACATGATATTTGAATAAATCACAGGATTTATTAAACAGAGCATGATCGTTCCTTCTAATGGCCTCATCCATAATCATCCACAGAGATTCTATGGCATGCCCTATGTAAACAAATTGGTCTAAACCGTCTTTGGGAAGCGAAAGATCTTTTTCGAGAAACTCTACCATCAGACCAAATTCAGGATTAAGGTGATGGTTGAGCAAAGCGTCTAAACATCTGTCTGATAACGCCTCTATATCTGCATCATATTCATGTTTAAGTATGCTTTTTGATAGACTTAACATAATCATCCAGTGTCCTAAAACTCTTGGTTTCCTTATGGTAGATACATCAGGTCTGTAGTCAAAATCATATAGATAATCTTCGCTGTCGTATAATTTTACACAATTAAAAAGAATGTTTTTTGCCTGGTGCATGTAAGAAACATCGCCTGTTGCAATGCTATATTCAATTAGTCCTTCAGCAACAAATAAGTTTCCATAAATATCAGGGCTACGCTCTTTTAAATCATTGCCAAATTGGTCATAAGACCATGGCCACAACTCGGAGTCAGTTTTAGCTTTGAAAAGTAAGTCGATAGTCTTGTTCGCTATTTCTAAATATTTAGGGGCTTTTTTAAAGTTGTTGTATAAATAGGAATATACCCAAACTCCACGTCCATCAAACCAAGTGCGTTTATTATTAGTAATATTATTTCCGCTCCTATCTGTATTGCATTTGAATCCACCATATTGATGATCTATAATGTATTCATCCATAAAAGGTAGAAAATCGTTAAATAAATTTTCCTGATATTGCTTTAATAGTTCATCGGCTGAAAATCCCGCTATTTTTATATGCATATATTTAAGTGTTAATTGTCTTTTTCTAATGCCTTTAACATATTCTCTGCTTCTGGTTTTACATTCTTAAATAGAAGTCCCCATCCAACGTAAATAATCATAGAAACGATGATAGGAGAGGATATATCTACTGCCAGACTTACAGTAGCAAAACTCTTTAGTAGTATAAAAGTTAACAGACCTCCGAATATAGAAAGCAGGGCAGCTCTGCTGTCACTATATTTAAAGGCAGGTAATAAACCTAATATCATAGGAACGGCGGTTGGTCCAACTAAAGCGGCAAACCATGATATGATTAATCCAAACACTCCCCCGAAAGATTTAGATTCAAAGGCTATAATTATAGTAACAAGAACAAATAAGAAGGTTGTTATTCTGGCAATAAATAACATCTTTCTTTCATTAAATGAGGTTATTTTTTTATATAAAACGGGTAAAATATCCCTTGTTATTACAGCAGATATGGTATTTGCATCAGCTGCGGTCATTGCCAATGTATTTCCAAACATAGATGCTAACAGCAAACCTACTAAACCATGTGGTAAAAATTTCATGGCCATTAATGCATAAGATTGTGTAGGATCAGCTAAATCCTTCAAAAAAATAGGCGAGGCAAACATCGGAAAGAATAGTACTAAAGGCCAAATCAAATACATTAACATAGAAAGCATAGCCGCTTTTTTTGCTTCTGAACCTGAGGGAGAAGATATAAACCTGGTTGCTAAATGCCATGTACCACCACTATAGCTAAAAAAGCTGATAACCATATATGATATTGCAAAGCCTAATGTGTAAGGTGAATTAAAGGCATCGGAGTGACTTTTTGGTAATCTGTCCCACATGGTGAAAATTCCGGAAGCACCGTCGCCTAAATTAATTAAAACCATTACCAATAGCGTAATGCCTGCAACAAATTGAATAATAAAAGATGCCAGATCATTTATTACATCAGCCCACAATCCACCAATTGTTATGTAGATCATACTTACAGTTCCGGCTAATAAGATTCCATGAGCAAATGAAAGTCCGGTAAAAGCATTTAATAAAATTCCTATAGCGGCCCATTTTGCGCCCACATCGAAAATTTTTATGATGACACCACTCCATGCCATTACTTGTTGAGTAGGTAAATTGTATCTAAGTGCAAGGTATTCCGTAGGCGATTGGATTTTTAGCTCTGATCTTAATCGCGCCCATCTGGGAGCAATAATAAATGTTGTGCCAATCATAGCGATCGAAATACTTAACGCCCACCATATGTAAAGTGTGAACCCGTGAGTATATGCTATCGCTGCGTAGGCAACAAAGACAGCTCCACTGTACCCAGAAACGTGATGTGAAATGCCAGAGAGCCACCATGGGAGTTTCCCTCCTGCGGTATAGAAATCTGCTGATGACTTGATACGCATGTATCCCCAAACCCCCATAGCCAGAAGGACAAAGAAATAAGTAAAAAGAATGATGTAGTCTAAATTTGCCATTATAGTGGTATTGTTATGTTATTTATAATTGTGTACGTTAACGAAGTTAAATGGTTTAGGTTTAAATTCAAAATTATATAGAAAGAAAAAAAGAAGGAGGTATTTGCAGCATCTTAAGAAAGACAGGTTCCGGACGACTATTTTCATAAAATATTTAAAGTTGAATTTGAAAAATATTTCATATGTTTACGTTAACGAAGGAATGATGATAGCTTGGATTTACCTTATAGGAGACGGTGGATTTTTACCAATTATTGTTTAACCACTTCTTCTTATACAGCATGTCAAACAATAATGTGTTATTTCGAATTGTCGGATGGTAAGTCCTATTCAAGTAGTCTTTAATATGGTGTCCGTTATAAGTGGTCATCGGAGACAAAATTTTCAGATGAAATTTTGTCTCGATGACCGATAATAAATGACAGCAATTATGTACCGTTTATGAATACTGCATTATAAAGATTGTGGATTTATAGCCAGTATTGAAAGAGGAATAATGACATAAATATACCAAGACCAATTACTGTTAATTGACGATTGGTTGATCAAACGAAAAATAAGCGATAGTTATGAGAAGACGTGATTTATTGAAGTCATTGGTGATTTTTGGCGTAGGATCCATTATAAATCCTATAAATGTGTGGGGGTGCAACATGAGTTTGAATGATGGACATATTAATGAGCAACACATATTGCTACTTGACGAAATTGCTGAAACAATTATTCCACGTAATAAAAAGGTACCTGGAGCTAAAGATGCCGGAGTCGCTTCCTTCATAGCTAGTCATATAAAAGATTGCTATACTGTTGACGAAAGAAGGCACTTGATAGCAAGCATTTTGACGATAAACGAAACAGCTAATCAACGATTTAAAAAACCTTTTGCCAGATTAGGGAATAAACAAAAAGAAGAATTGTTAAAAGCCTTTGATAAGGAAGCTACTAATAATAGTGATTCAAAAAATATTGCTTACCTAAACTACACAAAGCTTAAAAACCTTATAGTGTTTGGTTTTTTTACCTCGGAATTGGGGGCGACTACATGCTTGCGTTATTTATCTATTCCCGGATACTACAAGGGAGAAATAGCATATAAAAAAGGCGATAAAGCCTGGGCGTTAAATTAGAAGTGTCTTTATGATAAATTTGAATATCAAAGGAAAAGAACTGCATACATATGATGCTATTGTAATAGGATCAGGCATTAGTGGTGGATGGGCAGCAAAGGAATTTTGTGACAAAGGGTTTAAAACTTTAGTTCTGGAACGAGGCAGAGACATAGAACATATAAAGGACTATCCGACCGCATTAAAAAATCCGTGGGATTTTCCCAATAGGGGAAGAGTTCCATTGAAATTAAAAGAAGACAATCCCATTACATCAAAATGCTATGCTTTTGGTGAGGATACTAAGGATTTGTTTGTAGAAGACAAGAAGCATCCCTATATACAGGACAAGCCTTTCGATTGGATAAGAGGATATCAGGTTGGAGGAAAATCGTTAATGTGGGCAAGACAAACACAGAGATGGAGTAAATACGATTTTGAAGGTCCGGCGAGAGATGGATTTGCAGTAGATTGGCCGAT
This genomic interval from Pseudopedobacter saltans DSM 12145 contains the following:
- a CDS encoding sodium:solute symporter family protein, producing the protein MANLDYIILFTYFFVLLAMGVWGYMRIKSSADFYTAGGKLPWWLSGISHHVSGYSGAVFVAYAAIAYTHGFTLYIWWALSISIAMIGTTFIIAPRWARLRSELKIQSPTEYLALRYNLPTQQVMAWSGVIIKIFDVGAKWAAIGILLNAFTGLSFAHGILLAGTVSMIYITIGGLWADVINDLASFIIQFVAGITLLVMVLINLGDGASGIFTMWDRLPKSHSDAFNSPYTLGFAISYMVISFFSYSGGTWHLATRFISSPSGSEAKKAAMLSMLMYLIWPLVLFFPMFASPIFLKDLADPTQSYALMAMKFLPHGLVGLLLASMFGNTLAMTAADANTISAVITRDILPVLYKKITSFNERKMLFIARITTFLFVLVTIIIAFESKSFGGVFGLIISWFAALVGPTAVPMILGLLPAFKYSDSRAALLSIFGGLLTFILLKSFATVSLAVDISSPIIVSMIIYVGWGLLFKNVKPEAENMLKALEKDN
- a CDS encoding AGE family epimerase/isomerase, with protein sequence MHIKIAGFSADELLKQYQENLFNDFLPFMDEYIIDHQYGGFKCNTDRSGNNITNNKRTWFDGRGVWVYSYLYNNFKKAPKYLEIANKTIDLLFKAKTDSELWPWSYDQFGNDLKERSPDIYGNLFVAEGLIEYSIATGDVSYMHQAKNILFNCVKLYDSEDYLYDFDYRPDVSTIRKPRVLGHWMIMLSLSKSILKHEYDADIEALSDRCLDALLNHHLNPEFGLMVEFLEKDLSLPKDGLDQFVYIGHAIESLWMIMDEAIRRNDHALFNKSCDLFKYHVEVAWDDVYGGVFHGLENVNENKWLLEKVLWAQQEVLIGLMMIIEFTDDEWAYRWFDKAYNHVINTYPLEKHGYRLWNIGGDRKMTFQKEGIRIENYHTPRHLMLNIQLLNKIKAKWDESYGK
- a CDS encoding gluconate 2-dehydrogenase subunit 3 family protein codes for the protein MRRRDLLKSLVIFGVGSIINPINVWGCNMSLNDGHINEQHILLLDEIAETIIPRNKKVPGAKDAGVASFIASHIKDCYTVDERRHLIASILTINETANQRFKKPFARLGNKQKEELLKAFDKEATNNSDSKNIAYLNYTKLKNLIVFGFFTSELGATTCLRYLSIPGYYKGEIAYKKGDKAWALN